The genome window aaaaaagaaaaagataacgCGGTCATTTAGTTTCCGCGTGGAACGGCGCTAGCTGTAGATGCTCTACCCACTCCCTCTTTtttcattttgatttgatgatatatatttaataattgtATATTTCGCTGTTAAACCCAAATTATGTTTctattttaaaaaatgaaatatAAATATATCCACTATGAACATGTACACAATTAGCTGGCAAGAACATAGATAACATTTGTTAAAGGGAATAGAAGTAGATCTTTCTCTCTCTCAATTTCTTGGTTCCTCTCAAAGTTCATATCTTTCTTCCAATAACATATTGATGGTTTTTAGATCAGAATCAAAAGCTCATATGGAGTGGAGGCACTGTATTATTCTACTCTTTTCTTTCTCCCTTTTACCTGGTTTTTCAGCTTCAGCTTCTCTATCAGATGGGATTTTTGTTAATGAAGCTTCAACTGGGAGGAATCTACTTCAGGCCAAGAAACGTAAGctctttttaaaaaatatatatatatatatatttccccTTTTATTGCGCCAAGATTTGGTTGATAATCATCATCATTTGGTCTGTCGTAGGAGCTAAAATTGTGGGTATTTTAGATTTACACGCCTAGTTAAATTTTGTACCATGTCATTAGTTTGACCAAAGATCTGTTAACTACGTTTTGTTCTTCAAGTATAATTATTGTTGATACTAAATTTACAGAAATAGCTTTTGGGTATTCTCATATTTCAGCTTAGTTTCTGTTTTTTTTGGGATTCGGGTTTGTCATTTTCCCTTTGGTTTTGAGGGAAAGATTTCCTTTGCAGTTGATAACGGACAAAGCTCTTTATTGGTCCATTAATTTCTTTGTTATGCTGCTTTTTTTCTTTGTTGATTTGTCTTGGCTGTGCTCTTTTAGTGAAGTTTTGTTTTAAACATTCTTGAATGCCTTCTAAAATAGGAAAGAGAGAAATTTAAAAACTTGCAATGGTTGTTGTTTTTCTTTTAGAGTGTTTCAGATTATTGCAAATATTAACATATAGGTTTCATTTCAAAGCTAGCTCTTTCATCTGTAACATGAGAGGGGAGTCTTCTCTTAGTGAAAACTTAGACAATGCACAGAATTATCTTCGAGTGCGCTCACTCACTCTCCATGTATCTCTAGAGGCTAAGATTTATGTCCTCCTCTGTGTATTCTTTTGGATTATCTAATAGACAGGTAGGGgtaatgcccccccccccccccccccacacacacacacacacacacacacaccaccATAGGGCAGCATACCCTGGGTGATGGCttgaataattaaaaaaaaaaaagattactgCACATATAAGAACCAAAGCCAAACTTTTTAGGATTGTGAATGTTCAATTTAAGAAACTTGTAACTTTATTTTTGTATAGTTAATATCATGTGATAGTTCTGCTAAAAGTCCTTTTAAAAGGTCAATAGGCAGTAGGATGATATTCTGTTTTGTGGGCTGTAGACTTGTTGTATGCTTTAATCATCCGTGGTGATGGAAATTGGAAAGATATTGACATGCCAGTTGCCAGATGGTCGGAAAGTGAAGTAGATTTTTGAGTATTGCAACTTAGGTGTGTTTCCATGTGGTTGAAGTATGATCTAGGACTGCCTGTTATTTGGGGTTACGAGAAGGGAAACCGAAAATTAACTTGTGACGAGACAAATCAAGAAAAACGTGGTAGTTAGTGAAGATTCCTCGGGATATGGAACATGATTCCTGTGAGCAACTAGATTATGAAGGTTCAGTGCCTCAAGTTCTCCTGACCTCCCACAATTCATGTGTAATATGTTGTTGTGGGTGTCACTTATCCTGTTGCTGACAAAAGCAATATGATCATGCTTTCCAATGGTTGAAAACATTGTTGTAAACTTCTGTTAACCTGGAAGTTGATGCCCCTGGTTAATTGGTAACTGGTCTAGCTATTGGCTATTGTTAGACGCAGAGTTTTGCATGTTTGTAACTCTCTGACAATAACTTTAAAACAACTAGGAAGATTTCTCTTTGCTTAAAACTTTTAGCTCAAGAGCTTGAAAGATGCCTCTTAAGACTTGCTGAAGAATGTTTTGCTTCAATGTTTGTTGCAGCTTGTCCTATTAGCTTCGAGTTTCAGAACTACACAGTCATCACTAGCCAATGCAGAGGACCGCAATACCCAGCCAAACAATGTTGTGCTGCCCTTGTGCAGTTCGGCTGTCCATTTTCAGACTATTTGAATGATTTGTCAAATGATTGCGCCTCAACCATGTTTAGCTACATTAATCTCCATGGGAAGTACCCACCTGGTCTTTTTGCCAGTGAGTGCAAAGGTGACAAAATGGGGCTAGAATGCCCTGGATTAGCACCTTCAGAATCTGCCAATGCTAATAATAGTCACATGAGCTGTAGACTATCACCAATACTGATGATTGCAACAGCTCTTATGGGCTTGTTTTTGTTGCTTCTCTGAAGATCCCTAAAGATTTTGGTTTAGTTTCTGTTTTCTTTTTGTGTCAAATATTGTTTGAACTCTGGGTTTTCTACCACGTGCCACGGTACCACTGATTAACGATAAAAAGAAATTCATTTAAGGCTCCTCTTGTAATTCTTTATATATTACAACAGCAGTTAATTGCTGATACTGTGTATTAAAAATGATTCTCCTTGGTTATCCAGGGGTGCTGTTAAAGAATCATTTTGTGGTATTTTCATGTGGGCATTCTTAACtctccttttttcttcttttttccttttttttgttcAAATCCCGGTAGGCCGGGGGAGGATTAGGGTGTGTTTAAATCTTTATTATCGCATACTTGAAAATTATCCATTGAGTTCACTGACAATCTCTCTGTTGCAATACTTGCCATTACGATAAAACGTTAAAAATATTGCAAGTAAGAAGTTCACAATGTGAAGTTTAAATTCTTCTACTTTTGGTTGGCAAATATCCTCAAATACAAAAATATAGAATTAAGACTAAAATAAACGCTGAATAAATGCACTGTGGTTTTAATTGTGGCTTCTTTAACTATTGGAATTCCTACTGGCACTTGcattttttctttccaaatttgGGGATTATTATATTAAATTAGTATAAACGCTGAATACACATAGCATATGTATTCACATGTGCTATCATGTTGTTTGTTTGGGATAAGGTTTCTACGGCTGAGGATCGGATAAAAAATGGAACTTATAAGCCAAGCATCAAACAAAGTTCCCTTAGTTCCCTTTCATCGACCAAGTATTAATTCTAGAGGTGAAGAAAGTAAACCTAAGTGGAACATTTTAAGCAGTTTACAATAAATGGCTGCTGCTTCCATAAGCGCCCCCGTGCCCAAGCAAAATATTCTAGAATTTCAAAATGGAAGAGGCAATAAAACCCCAAGCAACGTTCTGTTGCTCCAGATGTGTCGCCAAAACAAGGAAGTCAAACAATTACATAGCCAACTGATTATTTCAGGATTGATTCGTCGACCTCCAAATGCAGCAAGGCTAGTAGAATCCTATGTTGGAGTGTCTGAAACTGATGATGCATTGTTAGTCTTCAAATCATCAATTCAATCACCTGATACCTTTGCTTATAATGTTATGATCAGAGGTCTGATTCTTACCAAGCGGCCTAAGGGGTCACTTTTGTTGTATGAACAATTATGTTCAGAGGGTCTTGTACCGGATAGCCATACCTATACTTTTGTTCTCAAAGCATGTTCCCATTTGAAAGCTATTCTTCAAGGTAAACAAGTACATGCACAAATTATTAAGACTGGTGTAGAACCAAATACCCACGTCTGTAGCTCTCTAATTTCTATGTATTCCTATGCTGGAAGCATGAAATCTGCAAGACAAGTTCTTGATGAGTATTATgaggataataataataatgacattTGCCCCCTTAACTCCATGATTACCGGTTATATGAATGAGGGACTTGTGGAAAAGGCTAAAGAAATCTTTGATACAATGGAAAATAAGGATACTGCAACTTGGAGTGCAATGTTATCAGGGTACACTAAAAATGGTATGCACGAGGTTGCACTTGTCACCTTTCAGAAAATGATGAGTTATAGAGTTCCACTGAATGAATCTTCACTTGTGTGCACTCTATCAGCCTGTGGAGAATTGGGAGCTTTGGATCAGGGAAGATGGATACACACATATATCATAAACAAGAGAGAAATTGTAATGAGTGTCAATCTTGGTACTGCTTTAGTTGACATGTATGCCAGGTGTGGGTGCATTGAGTTTAGTTATCAGTTATTTAAGAATATGGCTGAGAGAGATGTTGTAACTTGGGGAGTGATCATTTCAGGTTTTGCAACACATGGGCAAGCCAATAAATGCTTTCAACTATTTGATGAGATGATTGAGTCCGGAGTTGAGCCAAATGGAGTCATCTTTGTGGCTATCCTCTCTGCCTGTTCTCATGCAGGACAAGTCGGACAGGGATGTCACTACTTCGACCAAATGGTGCATCACTTCGGAATTAGACCATCCATTGAGCATTTTGGATGCATGGTGGATCTTCTTGGCCGTGCTGGGAGGCTTGCAGAAGCAGAACAACTCATTTTATCGATGCCGGAAGAACCTAACTCGATTGTATTGGGCGCATTGCTTAATGCTTGTAGAATCCATAGTGATGTTGAGAGGGGGAGGCATCTATTCAGGCGGCTAATCAATCTGGGACCTTCACCCGATCGATATAAATTAGCAGCATCTCTGTTTGCTAATAATGGAGAAGGGTACGAGATTAGAAAATTGGTCAAGTATGAAGATTTGGTAGCTAGATGTGGCTTGAGCAATATTCAGGTGGATGGGGTGGTTCACGAGTTCATGGTCAGTGATATCGCGAATAACAGGGCCCGAGATATCTACGAGGCATTAGGAGGATTAGTAGATCAATAAAGCTGGTGAAGTCATTtgatggttagacttgtgagatTCACAACACTTGGAAAAAATTCTGTAGGAAATAAAATGTGTTACTGGATAAGACTATAAAGACACAATctatcaggtttaatttcagCAAAACAAAAAGAATAAATCCAGCGCAGTCACAAATATTGCCAGCTAGCTTATACATCAATATAGGAAAACGTAGCTGAAGGAAAAGATAGCTGCTGATTATAACAAGCGATACCAACATGGTAAATTACACTCTTTCACAGCTGTTAACCGGCCACAGAAGCATGATGAAGGAGAAGGGCATCCTTTAAACAGAATAAAGCAAGATGTATGTATGCGGTGCAGCAGAACTTAATCGCAGTACCTGCAGAAATGTTAAAAGGACCACATGATTGCAACATGTGGGTTGAGAACATAGTTGCAGTTGCATGGATCTGCTCCCTGCAGTAGATGAGGGCAACAGCTCAAAAGTATCACAACCTTACTGTaactatataaaaaaaaaaaaaacttcagtGGTACCACCAAGATTTCCTACTTAATGTGTCCACGACATCACTAATTCCACCAAGAAATGAAGCATCTGAAAATCCAAGCCAGTTCTGCAAGTGTCTAACCAAAGACAGCGATTGTATCAATACATATCTTTGAAAAAGGTGCTCCTTTATTACATTCTTCATGTCTGACTTACAGATATTCTCACTCCATTTAGAGCTACCTCAACAATCTAAGTTTTGTACATCATTTGCTTAGCAGTTCCATTAGCTCAACCGAACGACATTGCTTTAGTCTTTATAAATGATGTACAGATAGCCTATATTTGTATCTTTAACAATGAGACGATATAGTAGTTGATCTTCACCCATGAGGCACATCAAAATTCTCGATCTTTAGAAATACCACCTGTAGTGCCGTTCACATTCACCATATAAACTTGCGTCTTGACCTATGCCGAAATTGCTTTTTCATCACACACCAGGAAGTGGGGAAGGTGCTCAACTGTAGTAAACAGAACATGTAATTTGTATCATAATCAAGTACATAATAAAAGTTAGTTTGATGACGGCAAGAACAATTTATTTCATGATCAAGTATTGGCTACAAGTACACATTTTCTTCTACACCAACTCCCCTCAAAAGAAGAGATCATAGCCAAATGAAAAGTATggaacttttttaaaaaaaaaaacaacttAACCAAGAGAAAAGCGAAAGAATTTTACATCGACTCAAGCAGGTAGAGTGACTTCCACATTTAAATTGCAATTCTTTTATGACAAATGCATTTGGATACGATTTCTACCTGAATTAAGAAATTAACTAATTTCTCAATTCAAGACATCGTGTCTGTGAGAAGGcgcgggagaaaatatgttattgatattggatgataaatacaatacaagaggtccctatttatagctatacactacaaggagatattactcctcttccaatgtgggacaagactacactatacatatctgtaaactaacactccccctcaagccggtgcatacacatcatatgtaccgagcttgttacacatgtaactaatacgagaaccagtaagagacttagtgaaaatatctgctagttgatcattcgactttacaaactttgtaacaatatctcctgaaagtattttttctctgacaaagtgacagtcgatctcaatgtgtttagtcctctcatggaacaccggatttgacgcaatatgaagagcagctgggctatcacacactagttccatcttgtttatttctccgaactttaactccttgagcaactgcttgacccaaactaactcacacgtcgccatagccatggcccgatattcggcttcgacgctagatcgagcaactgcATTCTGTTTtttgctcttccacgagaccaaattacctcctactagaacacaatattcagacatagaacgtctatcaaaaggtgatcctgcccactcagcatctgtgtacccaacaatctgctcgtggtctcgatcctcgaatagtaatcctttgcatGGAGCtaactttatataccgaagaatgcgaacaactgcatcccagtgactatcacagggagaatccataaactgacttacaacactcaccggaaaagaaatgtcaggtctagtcactgtgaggtaattcaatttgccaaccaacctcctatatctcgtagggtctctaagaggctcccctgtccaggcagaagcttagcattcggatccataagagagtcaataggtctgcaacccatcattccagtctcttcaagaatgtctaaggcatacttctgctgtgaaataacaatacctgagctagactgagcgacctcaatacctaaaaaatacttcaatctgcccagatccttagtctggaagtgctgaaagagatgctgcttcagattagtaataccatcatgatcattaccagtaataacaatatcatcaacataaaccactaaataaatacatagattaggagcagaatgccgataaaacacagagtgatcagcctcactacgagtcatgccaaactccagaataattgtgctgaacttaccaaaccaagctcgaggggactgtttcaaaccatatagtgacctgcacaatctgcacacacaaccattaaactccccctgaacaacaaaaccaggtggttgctccatataaacttcttcctcaagatcaccgtggagaaaagcattcttaatgtctaactaaTAAAGAGGCCAACGACGTACAACCATGGAAAAAAAGAGACGAAcatatgctactttagccacgggagagaaagtatcactataatcaagccaaaaaatctgagtatatccttttgcaacaagacgagccttaagccgatcaacctggccatctgggccgactttgactgcataaacccaacgacaaccaacagtagacttacctgcaggaagaggaacaagctcccaagttccactcgcatgtaaagcagacatctcgtcaatcatagcatgtcgccatcctggatgagatagtgcctcacctgtagacttagggatagaaacagtggacaaagaagatataaaaacataatgaggtgacgacaaacgatgataacttaaaccgacatagtggggattaggattaggTGTGGATCatacacctttgcggagtgcaattggttgactaagaggagacaagtccgcagtaggtgcagaatctgatgcggggagtgaatcacctgggcctgatgctggatgtggacgacgatgataagtcaagagtggtggagttgcagaaggttgaactggattatgcgaaggaactggagctataggtggtggagctacaactggagttgtaggtggtggaactggaactataggtggtggagctacaactggagttgtaggtggtggagctggagtgactgaatctccaaaagatgaaactggtagtacctcagaaatatctaagtgatgacctgaacctgtgaagtatgattgggtttcaaagaaggtaacatcagagGACATAAGGTACCgttggaggtcaggagagtaacatcgataccccttttgtgttctcgagaaacccaggaatacgcacttaagagcacgaggagctaacttaactgttcctggagtaaggttatggacaaaacaagtgcttccaaagatacggggtggaagagagaacaaaggtaagtggggaaacatgacagagaatggaacttggttctggatagctgaagatggcatacggttaataagatagcaagatgtaagaactgcatcccccaaaaacgcaacggagcatgagattgtatgagtagggtacgagcagtttcaataaagATGTTTaatctttctttcagctaccccattttgttgagatgtgtacggacaagatgtttgatgaataatcccatgagatttcataaactgctgaaatggggaagacaaattctctcgggcattatcactacgaaatgtgcgaatagaaaccccaaattgattttgaatttcagcatgGAAGGTCTGGAAACtagaaaacagctcagatcgattttttatcaaaaatatctaagtgcacctggaataatcatcaatgaaactgacaaagtagcggaatcccaaggtggaactgacccgactacgaccccaaacatctgaatggactaaagtaaaaggtgactctgctcgattatcaagacgccgagggaagTGGGAGtgagtatgcttaccgagctgacatgactcacactctagagctgacaagtgagataaaccagataccattttctgaagttttgacaaactgggatgtcccaaccgtttatgtaataaatctggtgaatcagtaacaggacaagttgtagaaggaagacgAGATGTGAGTCTATGTGATTTAGCacggataaggtaataaagtccgtttgattcacgcccAGTACCAATGATCCGCtccgtactgcgttcctgtataaaaacatggtcattaagaaataaaacagcgcatttaagtgatttggctaagcgactaccaactatgagattaaaaggactactgggaacataaaggactgaatctaaaggtaaggaaggaagtggacttgcatgacctattgcagttgccttGGTTTGAGATCCATTGGtcattgtgacttttggaagagattgagaatacgaaatagtagtgaaaagagatttgttaccagaaatatgatctaatgcacctgaatcaatgacccaagattCAGAGGATAAAGATTGGaagaaacaagtcacgctattacctgtttgaacaacagaagctatctcagaatatgtctgcttacatgctttgtactgaaggaactcaatataatctgctaaagaaaCAATCCGACTATTtaaagcatcggttcccatgtcgctacaatttgtaatagtagggttaacttgaaatagtgaaaataagtaactcctgtgaaaaaactgaagaaaaagcttgaaaacactgtttacagcaggaaaacaGAACATTGTTCTGCCGGGaacactgtagctcgccggaaaattccaaagttgtcagaatttgttgtaaccaggatggatagactcAGAATTCCCTTGCGAGCAAGCTGTCatgaagaaatattttcaaaaaatggccggaaagaTCACTGTTCATGCAGGAAAAATATAAAAGCGgccggaatttgatttgaattaaatgggtaggctcggaattttgaggagagcACACTGTCCTGAAGAAGTTTCGCGaaaaaaatggccggaaagtgGCTGGAATCCCTGCCGGAAAAGTTGTTGTTGCCGGTGCGTGGAGGAGC of Nicotiana tomentosiformis chromosome 7, ASM39032v3, whole genome shotgun sequence contains these proteins:
- the LOC104112097 gene encoding GPI-anchored protein LLG1, yielding MVFRSESKAHMEWRHCIILLFSFSLLPGFSASASLSDGIFVNEASTGRNLLQAKKPCPISFEFQNYTVITSQCRGPQYPAKQCCAALVQFGCPFSDYLNDLSNDCASTMFSYINLHGKYPPGLFASECKGDKMGLECPGLAPSESANANNSHMSCRLSPILMIATALMGLFLLLL
- the LOC104112103 gene encoding pentatricopeptide repeat-containing protein At5g66520-like — protein: MAAASISAPVPKQNILEFQNGRGNKTPSNVLLLQMCRQNKEVKQLHSQLIISGLIRRPPNAARLVESYVGVSETDDALLVFKSSIQSPDTFAYNVMIRGLILTKRPKGSLLLYEQLCSEGLVPDSHTYTFVLKACSHLKAILQGKQVHAQIIKTGVEPNTHVCSSLISMYSYAGSMKSARQVLDEYYEDNNNNDICPLNSMITGYMNEGLVEKAKEIFDTMENKDTATWSAMLSGYTKNGMHEVALVTFQKMMSYRVPLNESSLVCTLSACGELGALDQGRWIHTYIINKREIVMSVNLGTALVDMYARCGCIEFSYQLFKNMAERDVVTWGVIISGFATHGQANKCFQLFDEMIESGVEPNGVIFVAILSACSHAGQVGQGCHYFDQMVHHFGIRPSIEHFGCMVDLLGRAGRLAEAEQLILSMPEEPNSIVLGALLNACRIHSDVERGRHLFRRLINLGPSPDRYKLAASLFANNGEGYEIRKLVKYEDLVARCGLSNIQVDGVVHEFMVSDIANNRARDIYEALGGLVDQ